In Rhodopirellula bahusiensis, the DNA window TTGCCGATGCAGCAAGTTGTGACCGTCCCACGTGACGCGGTGTTGCTGGCGGGTGAAAACAGCGTAATTTATGTCGAAACCGAACCGGGGCGTTTCGAGATCCGCCGAGTGACCGTTGGACCGATGAATCGGCAAGAAGCGGTAATCGTCGAAGGGCTGGCGGCTGGCGAAACGATCGCGACGGGCGGCAATTTCTTGATCGACTCGCAAATGCAGCTCGCCGGAAACCCATCGTTGATGGACCCAAAGAAGGCACCGAGCTATTCACCGGGACCACTAGAGCTTCCAGAGACAAGACCCGTCATGCTGGCCAGCGACGCGGGCAAGACGCTCGATCGAACCTACGACGCCTACTTTGAAATCCAATGTGCGATGGCGGCGGACCAAACGCCTCCGCCCGTCGCACTGAACACGCTGATCGAAGGGCTCCGTGAGTTGGAAATGTCGACCAGTGTTCCCGACGAAGCTCAACGCCGGTTCGCGACCGCTCGCCGCGCGGCGTCCCGCATGGACGGTTCGTTGGAAACGGCACGCGAAGCGTATCGCGGCGTCAGTCACGCGATGTTGCGGGCGGCCACGGTGGCTCGCGGGCCGAAGACGGCAGTGAAGTTAACGCACTATTACTGCCCGATGGTTCCCGGAGGCGGTGGTGACTGGATGCAGCCCGGCGGCGATTTGCAGAACCCGTATTGGGGCAGTGAGATGCTGACGTGCGGGGAGTTAGTTAAGGAGATGGGAGTTGGGAGTGGGGAGAAGCAGGTTGCTGCTGGTGGGGCATTGGGAGATTTGAAATGAGTGAGCAGATTAAGACGCATCGCGATTTGATCGTTTGTCAGAAGTCGTTTGTGGCGGGGAAGCGAATTTTTGAGTTGTCGAAAGCATTTCCTCGTGAGGAGATGTATTCGTTGACGGATCAGATGCGACGATCATCAAGAAGCGTGAGTGCCAACATTGCGGAGGCTTGGCGTAAGCGTCGATATGAAAAGCATTTTTGTAGCACGCTGAACATCGCCGAGGCGGAAGCCGCCGAGACGCAGGTCTGGATCGAGTACGCATCCGTGCATGGATACCTCGACGCGGAAACGACGAAACAGGCAATCGAGTTCTACGACGAAATTTTGCGAATGATCGTCGCGATGATTTACGGCTCCTCAAAGTGGTGCGTCGATTTTAAGTTGGGAGTGAAGGGGTCGGGAGTGAAGGAGAGCGGAGAAAATTACATCATCGAGAACGATTGTCCTGTGCTCGATCAACAACTTCTCCTAGCTCCCACCTCCCCTACTCTCACCTCGGAGCGAAGCGATGCTTAACCTAATCATTCGCTTTTGTGTCAAAGAGCCTTGGCTGGTCGTCTTGCTGACCATTGGTCTAAGCGTCGCCGGTTGGGTCAGTTTTAAGTCGATTCCGATCGACGCGATTCCTAACATCGGCGAGAACCAAGTTATCGTTTTGACGCCTTGGCCAGGGCGATCGCCAAAGGACATCGAAGACCAAGTCACCTATCCGCTGAGCGTTTCGTTGCTCGCTGTTCCCGGTGCGGAATCAGTGCGTGGCAAGAGCATGTTCGGCTACAGCTTTGTTCAGGTCACTTTCAAAGACGAAATTGACTTCTATTGGGCACGCAGTCGAGTTTCTGAGCAACTCGGAAGTGCGGCCTCGCAGTTGCCCGATGGCGTCGTCCCGCAACTTGGACCAGACGCCACCGGATTGGGGCAGGTTTACTACTACACGCTTCAGCCACCCGAGGAAGGTATGGGGCTGGCCGAACTTCGCAGTCTGCAAGACTTCGTTGTGAAGTACGAGTTGCAGGCGGTCGAAGGGGTCAGCGAGGTCGCGTCGATCGGCGGTTACGTTCGCCAATACCAAATCGAAGTCGACCCCGACAAGCTTCGCTTTCACGACGTGTCACTCGACAAACTGGCGATGGCGATCAAGGGCTCGAACATGGACGTCGGTGCCAAGACCGTCGAAACGACGGGCATGGAGTTCATCGTCCGCAGCAAAGGCTTCCTCGGCAGCGATGGCGACAAAGACAAGGCGGTCGAGGACATCGAGGACACTGTCATCATGCAACGTGACGGCGTGCCGGTTCGTGTTCGCGACATTGGCAGCGTGCAGATCGGGCCGGACTTTCGCCGCGGTGCGTTGGACTACAACGGAGCCGAAGCGGTCGGCGGTGTGGTGGTAATGCGATACGGCGAAAACCCGCGAGTCGTCATCGACCGGGTGAAAGAAAAGATTGCCGCGATCACACCGTCGCTCGGGGGCGTGACGATTCATGGCGTCTACGATCGCAGCGGCTTAATCGACGAGACGATGGCGACGCTGACGCATGCGTTGCGTGACGAGATCATCATCACGGCGATCATCATTCTGTTGTTCTTGTTGCACATTCGCAGCAGCTTCGTCGTCGCGATCTGTTTGCCGGCAGCAGTGCTGATGTCGTTCATTGCGATGCGTGTGGTCGGCGTCGGTGCGAACATCATGTCGCTGGCGGGGATTGCGATCGCGATCGGCACGATGGTCGACATGGCGATCATTGTTTCGGAGAACATTTACCAGCATCTTTCGGATTGGGAATCTGGCAGCGACGAGGCTCGCATCAAACAACCTCGTACGGAAGTCGTCTACGAGGCAACGGTTGAAGTCGCACCGGCCGTCGTGACCGCCGTGGCGACAACCATTGTCAGTTTCTTGCCAGTCTTCTTTTTGACCGGCCGCGATTACAAACTGTTCTCCCCGCTGGCTTACACCAAGACATTTGCGATTGCTGCAGCGATGATCGCGGCCGTCACGATTGTGCCCGCCTTGTGTCGATTGATGTTGCGGAGCAGCGTGAGTCGAAAATCGACCGCGCTGGTTGCCGCGTTGTCGCTCTCCGGATTGCTCGGTGCCGCGTCCCATTTCTTGTGGGGGTCACGACTCGCAGAGCGATTCGGCTTGGATACTTGGATTGTGACCGTGATCGCGGCCACGATTGGGTTCATTGGCGGTTGGCAATTGCTGCGAGAGCGGATTCGGCCGATCGAAGAGATTCCTTCCAGCCGCTTCGTTCGCTGGATTTACGCAGCCCGATTGCGACACGCCCTGAACCACAAAGCGTTCGCGCTTTCGTTTCCGTTGATGCTGTTGATCATCGGCGTGGGTGCCTACGTCGGAATGCCAACCGTGCTCCGTCCGGTCGAAAAGTTCGCGAACCTGTTCGGTGCCGATCTGAATGACTTTCCCGGCTACGTCGATGCCAAGCATGTTTTTACGGGGTTGCAGAGCGACGACTGGATCGCGCTCGACGAAGGAAGCTGGTTCTATATGCCGACGCTGTACCCGGCAGCCAGTTTTTCGCAAGCGATGCAAGTGTTGCAGACGCAAGATGTTTTGATCGGCCAAATTCCCGAAGTCAAAGACGTGCTGGGCAAGATCGGTCGCGTCGAATCGGCACTCGACCCCGCGCCGGCCGCGATGGTCGAAACCTATGTGATGCTCAAACCCGAAAGCGAGTGGCGAGAAGGCGTCTCGGCTCGCGACGTGTGGGACGAAATCAACCGCGTCGCAACACTTCCCGGTGTCACGCCTGCGTCGGCCCTACAGCCGATCGAGGGCCGCATCGTGATGTTGCAGTCTGGCATCAAGGCACCGATGGCCATTCGTGTTTACGGCAACGAACTCGATGAGTTGGCTGACGCGGCCATGAATGTTTCGGCTGAATTGAAAAAGTCGCCACTGATCAACGCCGGCACCGTCAATCCCGATATTGTGCTTGGCAAACCCTACGTCGAGTTCACCGTCGACCGCGAAGCGGCATCGCGATACGGGATGAGTTCGTCGATGGTGAACCAAGTCATCGAGACCGCACTGGGCGGGATGAACTTAATCAAGACCGTTGAAGGACGTGAGCGTTATCCAGTGCGTCTCCGTTACGACCGCGACCTCCGCGAACAGATCGACGGCCTGAAACGTTTGCCCGTCGTCACGCACTCGGGGGCCGTTGTGCCATTGGAAGAACTCGCAACACTGGAAACGACTTGGGGGCCGGGTGCAATCAACAGCGAAAACGGTCGACTCGTCGCTCACGTTTCGTTCATGACCAACGGCAGCAAGGGCGATCTGGAATCAGTCTCCGCGATCGAAGAACAACTCCGCGAAGCTCAGTCGCTGCCGCCGTCTGATCCGAATCGGTTGTCGCTTCCTGCCGGCTATTCGCTTGAAGCCGTCGGTAGCTTCCGAAATCAGATCGAAGCCAACCAGCGTTTGATGTGGATCATTCCGTTGGTCATCGGCATCAATTTGCTATTGATCTACATGGAGTTTCGCAACTTCTCGATTTCGTTGGCCGTATTCTCCGGTATCCCAGTCGCCTTCGCTGGCGGCATGATTGCGGTTGCCACGATGGGCGTGGAACTGAATACGGCGGTGTGGGTTGGCTTCATCGCTTTGTTCGGATTGGCCGTCGACGATGGCGTGGTGATGGCGACTTACATTCACCAACTGTTGAAGAAACGCAAAGTCGAAACAGTCGACGACATTCGCAACACAGTCTACGAAGCCGGACTCAAACGCATTCGTCCCTGCATGATGACGACGGTCACGACGCTGGCCGCATTGATTCCCGTGCTGATCGCAACAGGCCGCGGCGCTGACGTGGCTCGAGCCATGGCGATTCCCGTGTTCGGCGGCATGCTGGCCGAACCGTTCACGTCGTTCATTGTGCCGACGCTCTATTGCGGCTATCTCGAATTGAAAATGCGTTTCGGATTTCAAGACGAGCTTTTTGATGATGCAGTGGAGGTGGGAGAGAGGAGTGAAGGAGATCCTCGGTGGCTACCTTCGCCTTCACTCCCAACTCCCACCTGATTTTTCCGTTAGCCCGTGAAGGAATTCACGACTCAGGCATCCAATCAACCAACCTCACTAAGATCGACGGACCCAACGGATGGAGTCCCGAAACTTTAACAACGGAGTTCACTTATGAAACGAACACTTATCATCACCGTTTTCTCACTCGCGATGTCCGCATCGAGCGTATTTGGGCAGACGATCCAATCGCAGCACAATCACGCTGGTCACAACCACGCGATGCCCGGCATGACGCAGGCTCGCGAAGCGACGCAAGCAGGGCCGCATGGCGGCAGTTTGAAACAAACCGGCAACCTGCAAATCGAAACGATTGTTTCACAAGGCGGGCTGAAAATGTTCGTCTACGACCGCGCTGGTCAGCCGGTAACAGTTGACCGGGGACGCGGTGCCGTTTCAGTACGAGTCGAAGGCAATGCGAAACGCTATCGCTACGACCTTTTGCCCGATGGCAAAGGAGCGTTGACCGCTCCTGTGAACTTGTCGCAAATCGCTGGTCGACAGATTGACGTCGATGTGCAATTGGTCGGTATTGCGGCCAGCACAATCTCTTTCAACGAAGTCGCCACCGTTCCGGCCAGCGAGCAACAACTGGCGGCCGCGGCGATCGCACGACAAAAAATCTGCCCCGTCAGCGGAAAGCCGCTCGGCAGCATGGGTGATCCCGTCGCAGTCGATGTCAACGGACAGAAGCTCTACGTTTGCTGTGCGGG includes these proteins:
- a CDS encoding efflux RND transporter permease subunit yields the protein MLNLIIRFCVKEPWLVVLLTIGLSVAGWVSFKSIPIDAIPNIGENQVIVLTPWPGRSPKDIEDQVTYPLSVSLLAVPGAESVRGKSMFGYSFVQVTFKDEIDFYWARSRVSEQLGSAASQLPDGVVPQLGPDATGLGQVYYYTLQPPEEGMGLAELRSLQDFVVKYELQAVEGVSEVASIGGYVRQYQIEVDPDKLRFHDVSLDKLAMAIKGSNMDVGAKTVETTGMEFIVRSKGFLGSDGDKDKAVEDIEDTVIMQRDGVPVRVRDIGSVQIGPDFRRGALDYNGAEAVGGVVVMRYGENPRVVIDRVKEKIAAITPSLGGVTIHGVYDRSGLIDETMATLTHALRDEIIITAIIILLFLLHIRSSFVVAICLPAAVLMSFIAMRVVGVGANIMSLAGIAIAIGTMVDMAIIVSENIYQHLSDWESGSDEARIKQPRTEVVYEATVEVAPAVVTAVATTIVSFLPVFFLTGRDYKLFSPLAYTKTFAIAAAMIAAVTIVPALCRLMLRSSVSRKSTALVAALSLSGLLGAASHFLWGSRLAERFGLDTWIVTVIAATIGFIGGWQLLRERIRPIEEIPSSRFVRWIYAARLRHALNHKAFALSFPLMLLIIGVGAYVGMPTVLRPVEKFANLFGADLNDFPGYVDAKHVFTGLQSDDWIALDEGSWFYMPTLYPAASFSQAMQVLQTQDVLIGQIPEVKDVLGKIGRVESALDPAPAAMVETYVMLKPESEWREGVSARDVWDEINRVATLPGVTPASALQPIEGRIVMLQSGIKAPMAIRVYGNELDELADAAMNVSAELKKSPLINAGTVNPDIVLGKPYVEFTVDREAASRYGMSSSMVNQVIETALGGMNLIKTVEGRERYPVRLRYDRDLREQIDGLKRLPVVTHSGAVVPLEELATLETTWGPGAINSENGRLVAHVSFMTNGSKGDLESVSAIEEQLREAQSLPPSDPNRLSLPAGYSLEAVGSFRNQIEANQRLMWIIPLVIGINLLLIYMEFRNFSISLAVFSGIPVAFAGGMIAVATMGVELNTAVWVGFIALFGLAVDDGVVMATYIHQLLKKRKVETVDDIRNTVYEAGLKRIRPCMMTTVTTLAALIPVLIATGRGADVARAMAIPVFGGMLAEPFTSFIVPTLYCGYLELKMRFGFQDELFDDAVEVGERSEGDPRWLPSPSLPTPT
- a CDS encoding four helix bundle protein translates to MSEQIKTHRDLIVCQKSFVAGKRIFELSKAFPREEMYSLTDQMRRSSRSVSANIAEAWRKRRYEKHFCSTLNIAEAEAAETQVWIEYASVHGYLDAETTKQAIEFYDEILRMIVAMIYGSSKWCVDFKLGVKGSGVKESGENYIIENDCPVLDQQLLLAPTSPTLTSERSDA